aaatatttgagaaaacaaataatttattttatagctttgttttatttaaaataatgttgcggatttgataaattgaaattttaaatgttaaaaattaagtattaaaatttataagtgttgaatttatattaaaagattatttggtaaattaataaatataagtacggaatataattatgttgtttgataaaaataaatattgattctaaaatattgtttatttattaattttaattttattaatatattattttgtataattttaaataaaagatagACATGataatttgtataattttaattttattaatatctcatttTAAAAACAgaagataatttattttaattatttaataagataaaattgaattaatttatcTTAAACATTTTGAATATAAGTAAAAATTATGAAATGAGGATTAACTAACTTAATGTACTGCTTTACCATAATGTTAATCAACACTTAAACCAACCTTAACTAAACCAAACGTTGACCAAAAGGAGAAACAGATAAACCGAACGATATTCATCGATTACCGTCACTCAGATTCCGAAACAAAATTCACTTTGCCCCTAAAAAAAGCCATGCATGGCAGCTGACGACTTTACCCTTAACGGCTGAATACAACTTTATTCTTCTTCATACTTCTTTtagttttcttcttcttcttcttccttcggCTTCCATTTTCATTGTTTCTTCTCTTTTATGCAAACCATGAACCCCTCCTCCTTTCCCAAGCTACCGATCCTTCTTAAACCTTtccttctttctctctttctttccctCTTCTTCCTAGCCTTTTTAGCCTCCCACTCCTACTCCCCTCTCCTCCGCCTCAGAACCGCCCTTCAGACCCACACTATCCCACCTTCCAGAGCCGGAAACGGCGGCGCTAGCCTCCGTATACGGCCGGGTTACTCTTCCTACAACGCTTACATCGAGCGTCAGCTCAACAAAACCCTTAACCCGAAACTCCGAAAGATATGGACGACACGCGATTGGGACAGGAAAATCCGGGTCTTCGCCCGTTTTTTCCAAAGCTTGAAGCAAAGAAACCTCATTTTCAACTATTCCAAGGCGTTGTCTATCGGAGCTAGAGTTGGGCAAGAGGTGGCGGCGATGAAGCTGGTCGGAGTGTCGGACTCGGTCGGCATAGATTTGGTGCCGTGCCCTCCGCTTGTAATGAAAGGGGATTTCCATGCACAGCCATTCGAGAACCAGACCTTTGACTTCGAGTTCTCCAACGTGTTCGATCACGCGCTGTACCCGTGGAAGTTTGTTGGGGAGATCGAAAGGACGTTGAAGCACGGCGGGGTTTGTGTTCTGCACGTGGCGGTGCTGCGGCGGGCGGATAAGTACTCGGCCAATGATTTGTATAGCGTTCAACCATTGGTGGAGTTGTTTAAGGAATCGGAGCTTTTGGAGGTGAGCAAAGTTGATGCATTTGGTCTCGATACTGAGGTTGTTTTtcggaagaagaagaagattgaGAATTCTTAGTTGATTTCTATTGTTTCATCTtaatttttccaatttttttttctttcaatccaTTAGTTTTATTGTTTTTAATCAACCGGTTAGATATTGTTGAGACTTGAGACTTAATTGATCAATTGTTTTTCCATGcaaattttacttttaattaatcaatatagtaattatatttttaaaacaacaTTAATTCTTGAATATAATTATGATATAAATCATTAAATCTATATAGGAAAGCTAACAATTTTTtaagaataaaaatataattttacgatgatattaatttataattttatataattttaggaATTTATGATagctacaaaataaaataaaatcaatataaTTCATAAAAATCGAAATATAatctcataaaacataaaaactatACATAATTGAGATTGGATAATAACATATAATTGAGACTTGAACTTAAATAAATGTCAAATCCCTCTAGCATTTTCTTAAAAAATAGTATAAACCAACCCTCCAAAATAAAACTCAAGACGTAAATGGCAGTCGCTTGTTGGAGGGGTTtggtttatgtttatgtttatagTGGTTGCTTTTGTAAAGGGGACAAATTGGCAAAGAGACGAgcaaaaaaggttgaaaaaggAAACCTGTGATTCAGGGACCGAATCCAACTATGAAACTGGAAAAAAGAGAAATGTATTGTTTTTAGTCCTAAAGAAACAAACAAATTGATGAGGCACCGAAAAGCGACCATTAAATTTTTTGAATattgaaaattattaaataatatatacgtCTTTTTCAGCCCAGCAATAGCCGTTGGGGGTGAAATAGAATTATTGGATAAGGAAGAAATAGAGAGAGAGCATGTTAGATGTAGGATGATGGGGCGTATCGTAGAGGGCAAAATGTGGGGCATGATTAATTTGCATTGGGTGGGTGTGTTGGAATTATCATTCTTAATTATTAGATTAGTTGTAGAAATAAATATGACGAATTGGATAAAAAAAACTATTAGATGTGGGATGATTGGGCGTATAGTGGAGGACAAAATGTGGAGTATGATTGATTTAGGTAGCTATATGCATTGGGTGGATGTGCTGGAATTgtagaaataaaaaagaaaagaaaaacagctAATCATTCATGGAACAAATTGCAGCAGTTGGTTCATGAAGATAGAAATGTAGATATTTAAAAGAGTTAGATGGAGAGTGGAGAGTAGCATGCAAGAAAGATGATATTGATAG
This window of the Gossypium arboreum isolate Shixiya-1 chromosome 12, ASM2569848v2, whole genome shotgun sequence genome carries:
- the LOC108478599 gene encoding uncharacterized protein LOC108478599, with the protein product MQTMNPSSFPKLPILLKPFLLSLFLSLFFLAFLASHSYSPLLRLRTALQTHTIPPSRAGNGGASLRIRPGYSSYNAYIERQLNKTLNPKLRKIWTTRDWDRKIRVFARFFQSLKQRNLIFNYSKALSIGARVGQEVAAMKLVGVSDSVGIDLVPCPPLVMKGDFHAQPFENQTFDFEFSNVFDHALYPWKFVGEIERTLKHGGVCVLHVAVLRRADKYSANDLYSVQPLVELFKESELLEVSKVDAFGLDTEVVFRKKKKIENS